Proteins encoded by one window of Dietzia sp. B32:
- a CDS encoding DUF6912 family protein, with protein MRLFVPATLTMLETLLEAGEMPVRSGTAFAATPALIESYAEGDLEEIEHVAFLEASRASLRLLGGELDSGAAHESHPYRRVVVSADVPDDRVQPRPDLDTAVVRLNGATVSTAEIAAVHVDLAGAVDLVRDAVEAVDRADLGDEDAELTVGDALDVDLAWYDAVELPFLLTLL; from the coding sequence ATGCGCCTGTTCGTCCCCGCCACCCTGACGATGCTCGAGACCCTTCTCGAGGCGGGGGAGATGCCCGTGCGGAGCGGAACCGCGTTCGCCGCGACTCCCGCGCTCATCGAGTCCTACGCGGAGGGTGACCTCGAGGAGATCGAGCACGTGGCGTTCCTCGAGGCCTCCCGTGCGTCGCTCCGACTGCTCGGTGGGGAGCTCGATTCCGGCGCCGCGCACGAGTCCCACCCGTACCGGCGGGTCGTGGTGAGTGCGGACGTCCCCGATGACCGGGTGCAACCGCGGCCGGACCTGGACACCGCCGTGGTCAGGCTGAATGGTGCCACGGTGTCGACCGCCGAGATCGCCGCCGTCCACGTGGACCTGGCCGGGGCCGTGGACCTCGTGCGGGACGCTGTCGAGGCGGTGGACCGTGCGGACCTGGGGGACGAGGACGCCGAGCTGACCGTCGGCGACGCGCTCGACGTGGACCTGGCGTGGTACGACGCCGTGGAACTGCCGTTCCTGCTCACGCTGCTCTGA
- a CDS encoding wax ester/triacylglycerol synthase family O-acyltransferase produces the protein MATRLATADADLLLGDAARSRSRHSCSLALVARDEPWDIDRVMEFVDARLADAPRYRQRIRHVPFSLARAVWVDDPDFDLSFHVRRSALPAPGGMRQLADLVARLVDRPLEADRPLWELYLIEGLPDGRLAILTKTHHALLGGPHAVDLAQVLVTDERASADVDEVATWTPVPSPGDGVLVLDALMTIATDPLELVRRSARLAHALERATRGLVGAANLSVLRPAGGLAEMFRTTRPRGSRVGLASFSLAQAREIAREHSCKVNDVVLAVLCGALRSWILSCGHPLSTSDTLRAIVPMAVTSEAEGSENQSEATSAEIASALIGMPVGEPNPRMRLAQIARETATQRHPREAVGAKSLARLSGFAPPTLHALASRAAIMLPSESYDIVVTNAPGPQRKVYWGDGELVEVYPVPALLGEQALAVSMSSYAGTVYCGFTSDRQAVPDVEEIGELISSALDELTGTAG, from the coding sequence GTGGCGACCAGACTGGCCACAGCGGACGCGGACCTGCTCCTCGGTGACGCGGCGCGTTCCCGAAGCAGGCACTCGTGTTCGCTGGCGCTGGTCGCCAGGGACGAGCCGTGGGACATCGACCGCGTGATGGAGTTCGTGGACGCCCGGCTGGCCGACGCGCCGCGGTACCGGCAGCGGATCCGGCACGTCCCCTTCTCCCTTGCCAGGGCTGTCTGGGTGGACGACCCGGACTTCGACCTCAGTTTCCATGTCCGGCGGTCGGCGCTGCCGGCCCCCGGCGGGATGCGGCAGCTGGCGGACCTGGTGGCCAGGCTCGTCGACCGGCCACTGGAGGCGGACCGCCCGCTGTGGGAGCTCTATCTCATCGAGGGGCTGCCGGACGGACGCCTGGCGATTCTCACCAAGACACACCACGCTCTGCTGGGCGGTCCCCACGCGGTGGACCTGGCCCAGGTCCTGGTGACGGACGAGCGGGCCTCCGCGGACGTCGACGAGGTCGCCACGTGGACCCCGGTGCCGTCCCCGGGGGACGGGGTCCTGGTGCTCGACGCGCTCATGACCATCGCGACCGATCCCCTGGAGCTGGTACGCCGCTCGGCTCGCCTGGCCCACGCGCTCGAGCGGGCCACCCGCGGCCTGGTGGGCGCGGCCAACCTCTCGGTGCTGCGCCCCGCCGGCGGCCTGGCGGAGATGTTCCGCACCACCCGCCCCCGCGGGAGCCGGGTGGGGCTGGCGTCGTTCTCGCTCGCCCAGGCGCGGGAGATCGCCCGCGAACACTCCTGCAAGGTCAACGACGTGGTCCTCGCGGTGCTGTGCGGGGCCCTGCGGTCCTGGATACTGTCATGCGGCCACCCGCTGTCGACGTCGGACACGCTCAGGGCGATCGTGCCGATGGCCGTGACCTCCGAGGCCGAAGGGTCGGAGAACCAGAGCGAGGCCACCTCCGCGGAGATCGCCTCGGCGCTCATCGGCATGCCGGTCGGGGAGCCCAACCCCCGCATGCGACTGGCGCAGATCGCCCGTGAGACCGCGACGCAGCGCCATCCGCGGGAGGCGGTGGGGGCGAAGTCCCTGGCACGCCTGTCCGGGTTCGCCCCGCCCACCCTGCACGCCCTGGCATCCCGGGCGGCGATCATGTTGCCGTCGGAGAGCTACGACATCGTGGTGACCAACGCACCCGGCCCCCAGCGCAAGGTGTACTGGGGGGACGGTGAACTCGTCGAGGTCTACCCCGTCCCCGCCCTGCTGGGCGAGCAGGCGCTGGCCGTGTCGATGAGCAGCTATGCCGGAACCGTGTACTGCGGATTCACCTCCGATCGCCAGGCCGTCCCGGACGTGGAGGAGATCGGCGAGCTCATCTCGTCCGCGTTGGACGAGCTCACCGGAACCGCCGGCTGA
- a CDS encoding HAD family hydrolase, which translates to MRGLIVDYFGVLDGTDEDRENWRSILTGARANDVRLAILSNEPEGPGAERVREDARDLGIEHVVLSGVIGVEKPEPEAFLEAARRLELEPRECVMVDDAIENILGAVQTGMIGVFYQVFDRAAVEIRGLLGLDEAV; encoded by the coding sequence ATGCGTGGACTGATAGTCGACTACTTCGGGGTGCTGGACGGCACGGACGAGGACCGTGAGAACTGGCGGTCGATCCTGACCGGTGCGAGGGCGAATGACGTCCGTCTCGCCATACTGAGCAACGAGCCCGAGGGGCCGGGGGCGGAGCGCGTCCGCGAGGATGCCCGGGACCTCGGGATCGAGCACGTGGTGCTCAGCGGCGTGATCGGGGTCGAGAAGCCGGAGCCCGAGGCGTTCCTGGAGGCCGCGCGCCGACTCGAACTCGAGCCGAGGGAGTGCGTGATGGTCGACGACGCGATCGAGAACATCCTCGGTGCCGTCCAGACCGGCATGATCGGCGTGTTCTATCAGGTGTTCGATCGGGCCGCCGTCGAGATCCGGGGCCTCCTCGGGTTGGACGAGGCGGTCTGA
- a CDS encoding Rv3235 family protein, which translates to MRPPPAAGTVPDTGDAAGRVRPLPSVEPVPGASGDAGTADQGTGPAARPPRPVPDPEGGVPVPARRAAHALVVMALEVVDRRRAPQHTKGAFPPHLVEMLRTLARDGVPGRHLGPARIHRLHIHAADPGRTDSHEGPGPAAVDYEVCATYARGPRLFAVAARIQVTPTGARCAALRLA; encoded by the coding sequence GTGCGGCCTCCCCCCGCGGCCGGCACGGTTCCGGACACCGGCGACGCCGCCGGCCGGGTGCGCCCCCTGCCCTCGGTCGAACCCGTGCCGGGGGCGTCGGGCGACGCGGGTACCGCGGATCAGGGCACCGGCCCCGCCGCCCGTCCCCCGAGGCCGGTGCCCGACCCGGAGGGCGGTGTCCCGGTTCCCGCTCGGAGGGCCGCGCACGCCCTCGTCGTCATGGCGCTGGAGGTCGTCGACCGCAGGCGGGCCCCACAGCACACGAAGGGGGCGTTCCCGCCCCACCTGGTCGAGATGCTTCGCACGCTCGCGCGAGACGGGGTACCCGGCCGGCACCTGGGGCCGGCCAGGATCCATCGGCTGCACATCCACGCGGCCGACCCCGGCCGGACGGATTCCCACGAGGGGCCGGGCCCGGCGGCGGTCGACTACGAGGTGTGCGCCACGTACGCCCGCGGGCCGCGACTGTTCGCCGTCGCGGCCCGCATACAGGTGACCCCCACCGGCGCCCGCTGCGCGGCCCTCAGGCTGGCGTGA
- the secA gene encoding preprotein translocase subunit SecA has protein sequence MSILSKLLRAGEGRKLKKYTALADYVDSLSDETEKLSDDELRAKTDEFRRRVAEGESLDDLLPEAFAVAREAAHRVLGQKPYKVQIIGAIVLHTGSVAEMKTGEGKTLTCVLPAYLNALSGNGVHVVTVNDYLAKRDAEWMGRVHRFLGLSVGAILGGMTPAQRREAYHADITYGTNNEFGFDYLRDNMAHDTAELVQRGHNYAIVDEVDSILIDEARTPLIISGPADGSSKWYGEFARIAPLLEEGTHYEVDRKKRTIGVTEQGVEFVEDQLGIDNLYEAANSPLVSYLNNSIKAKELFAKDKDYIVRDGDVIIVDEFTGRVLDGRRYNEGMHQAIEAKERVEIKAENQTLATITLQNYFRLYEKLAGMTGTAETEAAELYSIYKLEVMPIPTNRPMAREDQSDLIYKTEEAKFAAVVEDIAERVEKKQPVLVGTASVERSEHLSKLLTRKGIKHHVLNAKFHASEAQIIAQAGRPGAVTVATNMAGRGTDIVLGGNPDIIADLNLRERGLNPVDTPEEYEQAWDAEIDRMRKLTKEEAERVREAGGLYVLGTERHDSRRIDNQLRGRSGRQGDPGESRFYLSLGDELMRRFNGAAVEAIMNRLSLPDDVPIEAGMVSRAVKNAQTQVESQNFEIRKDVLKYDEVMNQQRTVIYGERKRILEGEDITDQVESMIYQVVSAYVDGATAEGYVEDWDLDKLWDALRQLYPVTITAQDIIDGDEYGSSGDLSAKNLKDAVLDDVFARYDEREAEIEGIGGAGAMRQLERSVMLQVLDRKWREHLYEMDYLKEGIGLRAMAQRDPLVEYQREGYDMFAAMMDGVREETVAFLFNVKVEAGQQQKAMAGPSAAQAAALAGANPILRAAGTGRDVSADQMQFSGPSESGDPELVDEGASANRADRRSQERQQRAERRERAAKAATRGRRD, from the coding sequence GTGTCGATTCTTTCCAAGCTGCTCCGGGCCGGCGAGGGGCGAAAGCTCAAGAAGTACACCGCTCTCGCCGACTACGTGGACTCGCTCTCCGACGAGACGGAGAAGCTGAGCGACGACGAACTCCGGGCGAAGACCGACGAGTTCCGGCGTCGCGTGGCCGAGGGGGAATCGCTCGACGACCTCCTGCCGGAGGCGTTCGCGGTGGCCCGCGAAGCTGCGCACCGCGTCCTCGGGCAGAAGCCCTACAAGGTGCAGATCATCGGCGCCATCGTGCTGCACACCGGATCGGTCGCCGAGATGAAGACGGGTGAGGGCAAGACCCTCACCTGTGTGTTGCCGGCGTACCTCAACGCACTGTCCGGCAACGGTGTGCACGTGGTGACGGTCAACGACTACCTGGCCAAGCGCGACGCGGAGTGGATGGGTCGTGTCCACCGCTTCCTGGGCCTGTCGGTGGGAGCGATCCTCGGCGGGATGACCCCCGCGCAGCGCCGCGAGGCGTACCACGCGGACATCACCTACGGCACGAACAACGAGTTCGGGTTCGACTATCTGCGCGACAACATGGCGCACGACACCGCCGAGCTGGTCCAGCGCGGCCACAACTACGCGATCGTGGACGAGGTCGACTCGATCCTCATCGACGAGGCGCGTACCCCGCTCATCATCTCGGGCCCCGCGGACGGATCCAGTAAGTGGTACGGCGAGTTCGCGCGTATCGCCCCGCTGCTCGAGGAGGGGACCCACTACGAGGTCGACCGCAAGAAGCGGACCATCGGCGTGACCGAGCAGGGTGTGGAGTTCGTCGAGGACCAGCTGGGGATCGACAACCTCTACGAGGCCGCCAACTCGCCCCTGGTCAGCTACCTGAACAACTCCATCAAGGCCAAGGAGCTGTTCGCCAAGGACAAGGACTACATCGTCCGCGACGGTGACGTGATCATCGTCGACGAGTTCACCGGCCGCGTCCTCGACGGACGGCGCTACAACGAGGGCATGCACCAGGCCATCGAGGCCAAGGAGCGGGTGGAGATCAAGGCCGAGAACCAGACGCTCGCCACCATCACCCTGCAGAACTACTTCCGGTTGTACGAGAAGCTGGCCGGCATGACCGGTACGGCCGAGACCGAGGCCGCGGAGCTCTACTCGATCTACAAGCTCGAGGTCATGCCCATCCCGACCAACCGTCCGATGGCGCGCGAGGACCAGTCCGACCTCATCTACAAGACGGAGGAGGCGAAGTTCGCCGCCGTCGTGGAGGACATCGCCGAGCGGGTCGAGAAGAAGCAGCCGGTGCTCGTGGGCACCGCCTCGGTGGAGCGCAGCGAGCACCTGTCCAAGCTGCTCACGCGCAAGGGCATCAAGCACCACGTCCTCAACGCCAAGTTCCACGCCTCGGAGGCGCAGATCATCGCGCAGGCGGGTAGGCCCGGCGCGGTCACCGTCGCCACGAACATGGCCGGCCGCGGCACCGACATCGTGCTCGGTGGCAACCCGGACATCATCGCCGATCTCAACCTGCGCGAGCGCGGCCTTAACCCGGTGGACACCCCGGAGGAGTACGAGCAGGCATGGGACGCCGAGATCGATCGGATGCGCAAGCTCACCAAGGAAGAGGCCGAGCGGGTCCGTGAGGCCGGTGGCCTCTACGTGCTCGGCACCGAGCGGCACGACTCCCGGCGTATCGACAACCAGCTCCGTGGGCGCTCGGGACGTCAGGGCGACCCGGGCGAGTCCCGCTTCTACCTCTCGCTGGGCGACGAACTCATGAGGCGCTTCAACGGTGCCGCCGTGGAGGCCATCATGAACCGTCTGAGCCTGCCGGACGACGTGCCGATCGAGGCCGGCATGGTCTCGCGGGCGGTGAAGAACGCGCAGACGCAGGTCGAGTCGCAGAACTTCGAGATCCGCAAGGACGTCCTCAAGTACGACGAGGTCATGAACCAGCAGCGCACGGTGATCTACGGCGAGCGCAAGCGGATCCTCGAGGGTGAGGACATCACCGATCAGGTCGAGTCGATGATCTACCAGGTCGTCAGCGCCTACGTCGACGGCGCCACCGCCGAGGGGTACGTCGAGGACTGGGATCTCGACAAGCTGTGGGATGCGCTGCGTCAGCTCTACCCGGTGACGATCACGGCGCAGGACATCATCGACGGCGACGAGTACGGGTCGTCCGGAGACCTGTCCGCGAAGAACCTCAAGGACGCCGTCCTCGACGACGTCTTCGCCCGCTACGACGAGCGTGAGGCCGAGATCGAGGGCATCGGCGGCGCGGGTGCGATGCGTCAGCTCGAGCGGTCGGTCATGCTGCAGGTGCTCGACCGGAAGTGGCGTGAACACCTGTACGAGATGGACTACCTCAAGGAGGGCATCGGTCTCCGGGCGATGGCCCAGCGCGATCCACTCGTCGAGTACCAGCGTGAGGGCTATGACATGTTCGCCGCCATGATGGACGGCGTCCGTGAGGAGACGGTGGCGTTCCTGTTCAACGTCAAGGTCGAGGCCGGTCAGCAGCAGAAGGCGATGGCGGGTCCCTCCGCGGCGCAGGCGGCGGCCCTGGCCGGCGCGAACCCGATCCTCCGGGCCGCGGGCACCGGACGGGATGTGAGCGCGGACCAGATGCAGTTCTCCGGCCCGTCGGAGAGCGGCGATCCGGAGCTGGTCGACGAGGGAGCCTCCGCGAATCGTGCCGATCGGCGGTCGCAGGAGCGCCAGCAGCGCGCCGAGCGTCGCGAGAGGGCGGCCAAGGCCGCGACGAGGGGTCGCCGCGACTGA
- the hpf gene encoding ribosome hibernation-promoting factor, HPF/YfiA family — translation MAKTPAVLLDPATFDGPSTDDPGTPEAQVTIRGRNVEVPEHFASRINAKLAKIEKISPAIQRFDVILLHENNPRLSKVSQRIEITLKGKPGVARAEAAEDTFYAALESAVAKLERQMRKARTRRKISHSGHRRPQSVAEATAELAADAAPAEALDGVDGAEYGGADEQLPGQIVRRKEHDGAPMSVDEALEKMELVGHDFYLFRDTETGRATVVYRRHAFDYGLITLSDEG, via the coding sequence ATGGCGAAGACCCCCGCAGTCCTGCTCGATCCCGCCACCTTCGACGGTCCGTCGACCGACGATCCCGGTACGCCGGAGGCACAGGTCACGATCCGTGGCCGCAACGTCGAGGTCCCCGAGCACTTCGCGAGCCGAATCAATGCCAAGCTCGCGAAGATCGAGAAGATCTCGCCGGCCATCCAGAGGTTCGACGTGATCCTGCTGCACGAGAACAACCCGCGGTTGTCCAAGGTGAGCCAGCGGATCGAGATCACCCTCAAGGGCAAGCCCGGCGTCGCCCGCGCCGAGGCGGCAGAGGACACCTTCTACGCGGCCCTCGAGTCGGCGGTCGCCAAGCTCGAGCGGCAGATGCGCAAGGCCCGCACCCGGCGCAAGATCAGCCACTCCGGCCACCGCCGCCCGCAGTCGGTGGCCGAGGCGACCGCCGAACTGGCCGCCGACGCCGCCCCGGCCGAGGCGTTGGACGGGGTCGACGGTGCCGAGTACGGCGGGGCCGACGAGCAGCTGCCCGGGCAGATCGTGCGTCGCAAGGAGCACGACGGCGCCCCGATGTCGGTCGACGAGGCGCTCGAGAAGATGGAGCTGGTGGGTCACGACTTCTACCTGTTCCGTGACACCGAGACCGGACGCGCCACCGTCGTCTACCGCCGGCACGCGTTCGACTACGGGCTCATCACCCTGAGCGACGAGGGCTGA
- a CDS encoding ComF family protein, which yields MTTGDGDASPRWRGGGSWAAAFADLVVPLECAGCGRPRQRWCPDCASTLSAVPLTVRTRADLRIPVWALSRHTGPAALAVSAYKDRGRTDLARPLGAALAAAVDRLRADGEIAEADERPTVLVPAPASARARRRRGFDHVRQVVDVLAAELAGAVPTGPVVVAPVLEVRGRVRDAAGLGAQARADNLSGRIRRRPAGTPLRATPGAPVTVPALLATPSTVLLVDDVVTTGATAAQCVAVLEAGGLRVTGVLAVTAA from the coding sequence GTGACCACCGGGGACGGGGACGCGTCACCCCGGTGGCGTGGCGGTGGGTCCTGGGCCGCGGCGTTCGCCGACCTCGTCGTGCCCCTGGAGTGCGCCGGGTGCGGTCGCCCCCGGCAGCGGTGGTGCCCGGACTGCGCCTCGACACTGTCCGCGGTACCGCTGACCGTGCGGACCCGGGCCGACCTGCGGATACCGGTCTGGGCGTTGTCCCGACACACCGGCCCGGCCGCCCTGGCGGTCTCCGCCTACAAGGACCGCGGACGGACCGACCTGGCCCGACCCCTCGGGGCCGCGCTGGCCGCGGCGGTCGACCGGCTCCGGGCGGACGGGGAGATCGCCGAGGCCGACGAGCGTCCCACCGTGCTCGTCCCCGCACCGGCGTCGGCCCGGGCCCGTCGACGGCGGGGGTTCGACCACGTCCGCCAGGTGGTGGACGTCCTCGCCGCCGAACTCGCCGGCGCGGTGCCGACCGGGCCGGTCGTGGTGGCCCCGGTCCTCGAGGTCCGCGGTCGGGTGAGGGACGCGGCCGGGCTCGGCGCGCAGGCCCGCGCGGACAACCTCTCCGGGCGGATCCGTCGCCGCCCGGCGGGCACCCCGCTGCGCGCGACGCCGGGAGCGCCGGTGACCGTGCCCGCCCTCCTGGCCACACCGTCGACGGTGCTGCTCGTCGACGACGTCGTCACCACTGGCGCGACGGCAGCGCAGTGCGTCGCGGTCCTGGAGGCGGGTGGGCTGCGGGTCACGGGTGTCCTCGCCGTCACCGCGGCCTAG
- a CDS encoding LpqB family beta-propeller domain-containing protein produces the protein MTRPRFLLVSMTLACATGLATAGCATLPSSSSPQVIDTFSPEGSELSVPTPVPDQEPDLLVRDFLKAAAMADQRHAAARQFLTPRAAETWDDLAETVIVLRADLSAEGGRSADRAEYTLRAEKVGTLDPGGIFREDVGQLEVTIGLTRTDGQWRIDELPPGVVIERTEFFSTYAQRDLFFLSGSGDALVPDPRWTAADRTDLEYSLVNLLATGPRPGLTDSVLSRVPASVSVRPGEDGEGGGSSGTTIDFTGLPVLSSQATTEFAAQVVWTLARADVPGPFRLERDGAPLDERYADGWTTEDVRDFDPYPPAEPMRNALTAADGLVRLEDDGARPAGGPWSEVRGGSSAVLSYDGRNLAVVAAEAGDGPSRILVGALDGEPVEALTARTVAGPTFHPVTGRAWVLVDDARLLRIGMGENAPSIQEMDAGPILALGSRVTGLRIDQSGAQMAVVVDGKVFIGSLSAETGQPLPGTFRQVGRALGETASSVAWRDRSTIVVGRETTEAPVATVSVDGAIAEPLSQRNISGPVTAVAAAGREIYVVDRRSLLRLDTGAETGDRYWREISGLAAIRADPVVAG, from the coding sequence GTGACCCGGCCCCGGTTCCTGCTCGTGTCGATGACACTGGCCTGCGCGACCGGGCTGGCGACCGCCGGATGCGCGACGCTGCCCTCGTCGTCGTCCCCCCAGGTCATCGACACCTTCTCGCCGGAGGGCAGCGAGCTGTCCGTCCCCACCCCGGTCCCGGATCAGGAACCGGACCTCCTGGTCCGGGACTTCCTCAAGGCCGCGGCGATGGCCGACCAGCGGCACGCCGCCGCCCGCCAGTTCCTCACCCCGCGGGCCGCGGAGACCTGGGACGACCTCGCCGAGACCGTCATCGTGCTGCGCGCCGACCTCAGCGCCGAGGGAGGCCGGTCGGCCGACCGCGCCGAGTACACGCTGCGAGCGGAGAAGGTCGGCACGCTCGATCCCGGCGGGATCTTCCGGGAGGACGTCGGCCAGCTCGAGGTGACGATCGGCCTGACCCGCACGGACGGCCAGTGGCGCATCGACGAGTTGCCACCCGGGGTCGTGATCGAACGCACGGAGTTCTTCTCCACCTACGCCCAGCGGGACCTGTTCTTCCTCTCCGGATCCGGCGACGCGCTCGTCCCGGACCCGCGCTGGACGGCCGCCGACCGCACCGACCTCGAGTACTCACTGGTCAACCTCCTCGCCACGGGCCCCCGGCCCGGGCTGACCGACTCGGTCCTGTCCCGGGTCCCCGCCTCGGTCTCGGTGCGTCCGGGAGAGGACGGGGAGGGTGGCGGATCCTCCGGCACGACGATCGATTTCACCGGGTTGCCCGTCCTCAGCAGCCAGGCCACGACGGAGTTCGCCGCGCAGGTCGTGTGGACCCTCGCCCGCGCCGACGTCCCCGGACCTTTCCGGCTCGAGCGGGACGGCGCGCCCCTGGACGAGCGGTACGCGGACGGCTGGACCACCGAGGATGTCCGAGACTTCGACCCGTACCCGCCGGCGGAGCCGATGCGCAACGCCCTCACCGCGGCGGACGGGTTGGTCCGACTCGAGGACGACGGCGCGCGACCGGCCGGGGGGCCCTGGTCGGAGGTCCGCGGGGGTAGCAGCGCGGTGCTGTCCTATGACGGGCGGAACCTGGCGGTGGTGGCCGCGGAGGCCGGGGACGGACCGAGCCGGATCCTGGTCGGGGCACTGGACGGCGAGCCCGTCGAGGCCCTCACCGCCAGGACCGTGGCCGGCCCGACGTTCCACCCGGTCACCGGTCGGGCCTGGGTACTGGTCGACGACGCGCGACTGCTCCGGATCGGGATGGGTGAGAACGCCCCGTCCATCCAGGAGATGGACGCCGGACCGATCCTCGCCCTGGGGTCGCGGGTGACCGGGTTGCGCATCGACCAGTCCGGCGCCCAGATGGCCGTGGTCGTCGACGGCAAGGTGTTCATCGGCTCGTTGTCCGCCGAGACCGGGCAGCCGCTACCGGGCACGTTCCGTCAGGTCGGCCGAGCTCTGGGGGAGACCGCCTCCTCCGTGGCGTGGCGGGACAGGTCCACGATCGTGGTGGGCCGCGAGACCACCGAGGCCCCCGTCGCGACCGTCTCGGTGGACGGGGCGATCGCCGAACCGCTCTCGCAACGCAACATCTCCGGACCGGTGACCGCGGTCGCCGCGGCCGGGCGCGAGATCTACGTGGTCGACCGACGCTCCCTGCTGCGGCTCGACACCGGGGCCGAGACCGGGGACAGGTACTGGCGGGAGATCTCCGGGCTGGCGGCGATCCGCGCCGACCCGGTGGTCGCGGGCTGA
- the mtrB gene encoding MtrAB system histidine kinase MtrB — translation MTTARPDGAVASTGDERDTRDVTDSSPTLRERLSDLDPAAVGGRIARLWRRSLQLRVVTSTLALSMGVILTIAFMLQSQMAAQLLSTKLDAAMEQASRLRLTVQAQIAATDEGTSEQSRLDQARSAISDRGLASGGDSVHAGTFDPILVVPDQTGRGQVVSPAEAQVPPELQSLVQRGRIAYQYVTVDFRGEQAKALMLGTPTDSSIPGLELYLVYPLIAEEQTLGIMRGIVATAGLAIIVLSAAIAWIVARQVVLPVRQAASIAQRFANGHLKERMVIRGEDDVARLAMAFNDMAQSLSDQITQLEEFGDLQKRFTSDVSHELRTPLTTVRMAADIISDSADDLDAPTKRAVELLESELDRFESLLTDLLEVSRHDAGMAELAVAEMDVRTAVKDAVGTVAHIAEAAGVEVEVDMPDEPVVAEVDSRRVERILRNLVANALDHSESKPVKVTLRSSETALAVSVRDHGVGLKPGEETRVFNRFWRADPSRVRRSGGTGLGLAIALEDAKLHGGRLDCWGSPGEGSCFRLTIPRRRGGTLTSSPLPLTPEDEARLMRTGSPTPLERVPGAGESRP, via the coding sequence GTGACCACCGCTCGTCCCGACGGCGCGGTGGCGTCCACCGGGGACGAGCGCGACACCCGGGACGTGACCGACTCGTCACCGACCCTCCGGGAGAGGTTGTCCGATCTGGACCCCGCCGCCGTCGGCGGCCGGATCGCACGGCTGTGGCGGCGCTCGCTGCAGCTGCGGGTCGTGACCTCCACGCTGGCGCTGTCGATGGGTGTGATCCTCACGATCGCGTTCATGTTGCAGAGCCAGATGGCGGCCCAGCTGCTGTCGACCAAGCTCGACGCGGCGATGGAGCAGGCCAGCAGGCTCCGCCTCACGGTGCAGGCACAGATCGCCGCCACCGACGAGGGCACGAGCGAACAGTCCCGACTCGACCAGGCGCGCAGCGCGATCAGCGACCGTGGCCTCGCCTCGGGCGGGGACTCCGTCCACGCCGGCACCTTCGACCCGATCCTCGTCGTACCGGACCAGACCGGCCGCGGCCAGGTGGTCAGCCCCGCCGAGGCGCAGGTGCCGCCGGAGTTGCAGTCCCTGGTCCAGCGGGGCCGGATCGCCTACCAGTACGTCACGGTCGACTTCCGCGGCGAGCAGGCCAAGGCGCTCATGCTCGGCACCCCGACGGACTCCTCGATCCCCGGACTGGAGCTGTACCTGGTCTACCCGCTCATCGCGGAGGAACAGACCCTCGGGATCATGCGCGGGATCGTCGCCACGGCGGGACTCGCGATCATCGTCCTGTCCGCGGCGATCGCGTGGATCGTGGCCCGACAGGTGGTCCTACCGGTGCGGCAGGCGGCGTCGATAGCCCAACGCTTCGCCAACGGGCACCTCAAGGAACGGATGGTCATCCGCGGCGAGGACGACGTCGCGCGGCTGGCCATGGCGTTCAACGACATGGCGCAGAGTCTGTCCGACCAGATCACCCAGCTCGAGGAGTTCGGTGACCTGCAGAAGCGGTTCACCTCCGATGTCTCCCACGAGCTGCGTACCCCACTGACCACCGTCCGTATGGCGGCCGACATCATCTCCGACTCGGCGGACGACCTCGACGCCCCCACCAAGCGGGCGGTCGAGCTGCTCGAGTCCGAGCTCGACCGGTTCGAGAGCCTGCTCACCGACCTGCTCGAGGTCTCCCGGCACGACGCCGGCATGGCAGAACTCGCGGTGGCCGAGATGGACGTGCGCACCGCGGTCAAGGACGCGGTGGGCACCGTGGCGCACATCGCCGAGGCGGCAGGGGTGGAGGTCGAGGTCGACATGCCCGACGAGCCGGTCGTCGCCGAGGTCGACTCACGGCGCGTCGAGCGGATCCTGCGAAACCTCGTGGCCAACGCACTCGACCACAGTGAGTCCAAGCCCGTGAAGGTGACCCTGCGCAGCTCGGAGACCGCGCTCGCCGTCTCGGTGCGAGACCACGGCGTGGGGCTCAAACCCGGCGAGGAGACACGGGTGTTCAACCGCTTCTGGCGTGCCGACCCCTCGCGCGTGCGCCGCTCCGGTGGCACCGGCCTCGGTCTGGCGATCGCCCTCGAGGACGCCAAACTCCACGGGGGCCGGCTGGACTGCTGGGGCAGCCCGGGGGAGGGATCCTGCTTCCGCCTCACCATCCCGCGGCGCCGCGGCGGCACCCTCACCTCGAGCCCGCTCCCGCTCACACCCGAGGACGAGGCCAGGCTCATGCGTACCGGCTCGCCGACCCCCCTCGAGCGGGTCCCGGGGGCCGGGGAGAGCCGGCCGTGA